The genomic DNA CTGTGTTAAATTTTAAACAAAGACCAATCCAATGTTTAAAATCTTTGGCCGATTTCATTCCTTCTTCATTAACAAACACATAACCCTTCATGGGTTTTCCGGTAAATATCATTTCATTACAACCTTTTTTTTCGAGTGCAGATTCGTAAGCATCCGGACCAATTCGACACATCATGTCATCTTTCACCACACCTACACACATCTTTCCATTCACCATATAACATACACCACCAAACATGTATTTTTCTTCCACATTGGGTAAGTTTTGTAATTCTTCTCGGATTCGATTATTTAATTTTTCGTTAAACGCCATTAATTAAAATTATCTAATTTTTTCCGGATAGTTTTTTCATTGGGCATTAAAGCTTGTTGTATGCGCTTGGCATAATGTATACTTTCAATAATTTCTTTTTGCTTTTCGTCTACCAATGCTTTTTGTTTTTCAATTATAGCTTTTTGCTTTTGTGTTATACGAAAACGATTATACATAAAAATTGAAAATACAGCAATTAGGCCAATGCCAAAATACAAAACCATACTTTGTGATTTCTGGTGATTGATTTCAGC from Sphingobacteriaceae bacterium includes the following:
- a CDS encoding TfoX/Sxy family protein; this encodes MAFNEKLNNRIREELQNLPNVEEKYMFGGVCYMVNGKMCVGVVKDDMMCRIGPDAYESALEKKGCNEMIFTGKPMKGYVFVNEEGMKSAKDFKHWIGLCLKFNTEAKASKKKRK